The following are encoded together in the Peromyscus leucopus breed LL Stock chromosome 1, UCI_PerLeu_2.1, whole genome shotgun sequence genome:
- the LOC114695926 gene encoding LOW QUALITY PROTEIN: mannose-binding protein C-like (The sequence of the model RefSeq protein was modified relative to this genomic sequence to represent the inferred CDS: inserted 2 bases in 2 codons) — translation MREYDTRKINAEIAALQAELRGIKRWVLFSTSEEAGKKCFVNTGRKMSFNGVKALCSQFQAXTPRNAEEXMQKVAKEIAYMGLTDERTENQFLDLKGNRLQYTNWNDGEPNNTGDEKECVVLLLNSKWNDVHCLDSFLAVCEFSD, via the exons ATGAG AGAATATGATACCAGAAAAATCAATGCAGAAATCGCAGCTCTACAAGCAGAGCTGAGAGGCATTAAGAGGTGGGTGCTCTTCTCCACAAGTGAAGAAGCTGGAAAGAAGTGCTTTGTGAACACTGGCAGAAAAATGAGCTTTAATGGAGTGAAGGCTCTGTGCTCCCAATTCCAGG TCACTCCCAGGAATGCTGAGG AAATGCAGAAGGTGGCTAAAGAGATTGCCTACATGGGCTTGACAGATGAGAGGACTGAAAACCAGTTTTTGGACTTGAAAGGAAACAGACTGCAGTACACTAACTGGAATGATGGTGAACCCAACAACACAGGGGATGAGAAAGAGTGTGTGGTACTCCTGTTAAATAGCAAATGGAATGATGTCCACTGCTTGGACTCCTTTTTGGCAGTCTGTGAGTTCTCAGACTGA